A window of the Bacteroides thetaiotaomicron VPI-5482 genome harbors these coding sequences:
- a CDS encoding glycoside hydrolase family 10 protein encodes MNLKNYLFLLVLLLAAGVRAQAPSGNAYPKREFRAAWIQAVNGQFRGIPTEKLKQTLVGQLNSLQGAGINAIIFQVRPEADALYASQHEPWSRFLTGTQGQMPSPMWDPMQFMIEECHKRNMEFHAWINPYRVKTSLKNQLAPTHIYHEHPEWFVTYGDQIYFDPALPESREHICKIVSDIVSRYDVDAIHMDDYFYPYPIKGVDFPDNASFARYGGGFSNKADWRRGNVNILIKKLHETIRGIKPWVKFGISPFGIYRNQKTDPLGSNTNGLQNYDDLYADVLLWAREGWIDYNIPQIYWEIGHKAADYETLVDWWAKHTENRPLFIGQAVMNTIQHADPKNPSINQLPRKMALQRSYQTIGGSCQWYAAAVVENAGKYRDALVQEYHKYPALIPVFDFMDDKAPGKVRKMKKVWTEDGYILFWTAPKAETEMDKAIQYVVYRFGPKEKVNLDDPSHIVAITRNPFYKLPYETGKTKYRYVVTALDRIHNESKSVSKKVKL; translated from the coding sequence ATGAATCTGAAAAACTATCTTTTCTTATTAGTTCTGCTTCTGGCGGCAGGAGTAAGAGCGCAGGCGCCATCGGGCAATGCATATCCTAAACGTGAGTTTCGTGCTGCATGGATACAGGCTGTCAACGGACAGTTCCGTGGCATACCGACAGAGAAGCTGAAACAGACACTGGTCGGTCAGTTGAACTCTCTTCAGGGAGCGGGTATTAATGCGATCATCTTTCAAGTGCGTCCCGAAGCGGATGCATTGTATGCTTCACAACACGAACCGTGGAGTCGTTTCCTGACAGGAACACAAGGGCAAATGCCTTCCCCGATGTGGGACCCGATGCAATTCATGATCGAAGAATGCCATAAACGGAATATGGAATTCCATGCATGGATCAATCCCTACCGTGTGAAGACTTCATTGAAGAATCAATTGGCACCGACACATATTTATCATGAACATCCGGAATGGTTTGTCACTTATGGTGATCAGATCTATTTTGATCCGGCACTTCCCGAAAGCCGTGAGCATATCTGCAAGATTGTTTCCGATATTGTATCCCGTTACGATGTAGATGCTATTCACATGGACGATTATTTCTATCCTTATCCGATCAAGGGAGTCGATTTCCCGGACAATGCGAGCTTTGCCCGTTACGGAGGCGGTTTCAGCAATAAGGCGGACTGGCGTCGTGGCAACGTAAATATCCTGATCAAGAAACTTCATGAAACGATACGGGGCATCAAACCGTGGGTGAAGTTCGGTATCAGCCCGTTCGGTATTTACCGCAATCAGAAAACAGATCCGTTGGGCAGCAACACAAATGGTTTGCAGAACTATGATGATCTTTATGCCGACGTATTGCTTTGGGCACGTGAAGGATGGATTGATTATAACATTCCTCAGATTTATTGGGAGATAGGACACAAGGCAGCCGATTACGAAACACTGGTTGACTGGTGGGCGAAGCATACGGAAAACCGTCCGTTGTTTATCGGTCAGGCAGTCATGAATACCATTCAGCATGCCGATCCGAAGAACCCTTCTATCAACCAGCTTCCACGAAAGATGGCTTTGCAGCGTTCTTATCAGACTATCGGCGGAAGTTGCCAGTGGTATGCGGCAGCCGTAGTCGAGAACGCTGGAAAATATCGGGATGCCTTGGTACAGGAGTATCATAAATATCCGGCTTTAATTCCGGTATTCGACTTTATGGATGATAAAGCTCCGGGCAAAGTACGTAAGATGAAAAAGGTATGGACAGAAGATGGCTATATACTTTTCTGGACTGCTCCGAAAGCGGAGACTGAAATGGACAAAGCTATTCAGTACGTAGTATACCGTTTCGGTCCCAAAGAAAAGGTGAATCTTGATGATCCGTCACATATCGTAGCTATCACCCGAAATCCTTTCTACAAACTGCCGTATGAAACGGGTAAGACCAAATACCGCTATGTGGTGACGGCTTTAGACCGTATTCATAATGAGTCAAAATCGGTAAGTAAGAAGGTCAAGCTGTAA